The following DNA comes from Pseudophryne corroboree isolate aPseCor3 chromosome 8, aPseCor3.hap2, whole genome shotgun sequence.
TCTTTACTTCATTTTCTTGTCATTGTGTTTAGTTTGTGTCATTTCATGATTTTCTCAATGCAGAacactctggggtctattcatcatccaGTATCCAACTTGCCTTTGGGGATATCACTGGAGCAATTCAGCAATACTCCGGTGCGGGAACAGCTGCTTCAATCTGTAACACTGCAACATAGCAGCGTTACTTACCCATCCGCATTGCCGGCTTTTGTGCTTGTGTGACCTGAGGCCATCCATACGCAGTGCCGCTGGTCACACAGTGAGCAGGGAGAAGAGGTATCCGCTCGAATCAATTCTTTGCATCATCAAAGCTAAGGAAGGAGCGCGGCTCTGAGAACaagtgccatctgaagatggcgcttGTTATTGCAGGTAAACTTCAGAGTTTGCTGAATATTCAGATGATCCTATCAGACCCCTAATGATGAATGGCCCGCTATGcaaaatggtggtcattccgagttgttcgctcggtaattttcttcgcatcgcagcgattttccgctatttgcgcatgcgcaatgttcgtactgcgactgcgccaagtaaatttgctatgaagattggtattttactcacggtattacgaggttttttcttcgttctggagatcggagtgtgattgacaggaagtgggtgtttctgggcggaaactggccgttttatgggagtgtttgaaaaaacactacagtttctgggaaaaacgcgggagtggctggagaaacggaggagtgtctgggcgaatgctgggtgtgtttgtgatgtcaaaccaggaacgacaagcactgaactgatcgcacttgaagagtaagtctcgagctactcagaaactgcacagagaagtcttttcgcaatattgcgaatctttcgttcgcaattttgataagctaagattcactcccagtaggcagcggcatagcgtgtgcaaagctgctaaaagcagcttgcgagcgaacaactcggaatgaccaccaatatgcagaTACTAGCATTTTCGCAATTATAATGGGCCATTTAGGGATGATGAATAGGCCCTTCTGTGTTATATCAGCaccttattaataaaaaaaaaacttaataataataataatattaataataataataataataaaaacactaCAATTAATACTACCTCCAGATGATAAATATTCCAGGAAAACGATAAAAGAGAGTGGATATTTCCCTTTAAATTAACCCACTACCCACATTTTCATGTATGTATGTTGAtagaacttatacccctttcagacatgcggcTAAATCACGGGTTTATGCAtgtgaatgcgcatcaacccagGATTACTGCATGTGTGAAAAGTTCCGGATTCCCGACCCTGCTCCCTACCAGGGTCACGGAGCGGAGACCCGGGAATTTTCCGGCTAATGGACAAGGGTCacatgtctgaaaagggtattcatATGGTGATGGGCCGTGACAATCCACCAAAACAGCTTCAGTGCTGTTTTCACTGGAGAAACGTTTCTTTGTAAAATTCTATTGGCTGATATTTAACTACTGGTGGCGGAAGCCATTGTTTCAAGCTTCAGAGTCTCCGTCAGTCAAAGTTGCCAAAGATGGTCTTGTCCTTCCCTTAGAATTCCGTTATATCACCCCCATAGCAATTGTTTCCCATGGACAATCAGCAAGCTAAGTCTTCTCTCTTTCAAAGCCACCGGGATCTTTCGGCAATCAAAACATTGGGCAACGTGTTTATCCAGCATTCTTATAGAAAGCCAAAGCTTGATGGGAAGTAGATTGCTAATCGCTTAAAGAATCACATTACGTGCATCATTGTACATCATAAACTTCATTCACTCAAGAGTTTTGTTTCTTTCGGATGTTAACTGTGGgttgtaataaataaaataaacttatAGAAAATGTTTTAAGTATAAGACTGGAATGGGTGTTCCCGTTTGTTTCTAATTTGATGGTGATTTTTAGGGACTGCTACAAATCTCCTTCTTTTAAGGAAACCTGGAACACCAAAGCTGTTGTCCCACAAATATTCACAAGAAAGGATCTTAGTTGGTTTGTGGTAGAGGAAGTATTTGTTCAAATAGCTTTCATCGTGCCAAATGGCCTCAAGATTTTTTTCTTTGTCTGTCATCATGGCATTATGGCAGAAATTGGTCAATTTGTAGACCTCTTCTACCGTACCTCCAAAGTAGCCCCCTGCATAATAAAAATCCCCTTCATCAGCCGGAATGTAAGCTTCTGACTTTGGATTACGTTCATAAGTAAAATCACCACGGGTTTTCCCATAGAAGCTAGGATGCAAAGTGCCAAAAACATCACTTAAGATTTCCACTCCAACATCATCGCTGAACCTCATGTCTACATCCAGACACACCAAATAATCCACTTCGTATATGAACTTTTTAGCAGAGAAGTCGCGGATCATCTCCATGCGCCTCATCGACACCTCTTGCCACTTTTTGTAGGCTTGAACTTCAAGAATAATTAGGTTTCTGCCTTCACCGAGGGTGATATTGGTAATGTCATTGGGTAGATCAGTAAAGACGTAATAATTGACCTTGTGCCCCAGCATAAAGTACTTCTCAGCGGTTTCGATAAATGTTTTGACAAAGATTACGTatctgaaataaaaaatataaaatgccACAAAATTTTAAATAGTAAATCAATGATCCATTCATTGTACAGTATCATGTAAGTGAAAGCAAAGAGGTAAGCACTTAATACTGGCCCCACCAAGTTCACTCTAAATGCTAGGACCAGGTCAGAAAGAATCAGTTTCCAATTAAGGACAGATTTGGGTCCATGGGCTGGGTCATTGTAGTAAGAAACTATCCAACTAGGCCCCTGCTTTTTTTTGCACCTGAAAAGTTGACCCTTTTCTCGCAAAATTACATAAGATACGTGAAAGCCGTGGAACTGGGTATTTTTGCGCCCGCGATCACGGGAAAAAGGCAGATTTGGTTTTCCTTGCCTGAGTCAagggaaacaaattcccagataagcTGCAACCATGGCACTAATTGGATAGTCCAATACACTTCTTTTGCAAACATTAATACCTACAGACCAATGACTcatctctaaagctgggtacacacaagacAAATTTTGGCCCTAACTTGCGGATCGGGCCAACATATCacgcacatcatctagtgtgtaaggGCTATTGCGCAATCCCGTGGGTTATTTATCGCATCTTCTGATCTTCCTGCAGTGCGGGCAGATCACATGATATTTTAAGCTACAGCATATGGATATGGCGACAGGATGATATATAGCACAGTTGAGATATTTCAATATTTTTGTGACATTATTAAAATCTTACACTATGAGACAAAAGTGCTATCTTTTGCAGATTTCGGGCTTGGTATGTAATACCGCTAtcgggatcccagtgtctgtaTTGTGACCGTCGGGATCCTAACTTTCGGTAATCTAATCGCATACCCAGATTTCTATTAGTCTTTAAGTTTTGCCTCAGTCTTTTTCTGAAATATGACTTTGCAGATGAGGGATGATGGACCAATGTAAAACTACTGTATTTGCTGAGAGCTGCAACTTT
Coding sequences within:
- the LOC134948345 gene encoding histo-blood group ABO system transferase-like isoform X1, with translation MYPGNLQAIPGKKYCSILVCVLILFSFSFTWYYWRDSDWHPVMLLSCKDDSFKNNLTSLTGQLKNDDIGSLKNNLTPRLDQLTNYAIGRMVYEKPQTLKPQRTDVLLVTPWLAPIIWNGSYNSDILNAQFHQRDVRVGLTVFAIKKYVIFVKTFIETAEKYFMLGHKVNYYVFTDLPNDITNITLGEGRNLIILEVQAYKKWQEVSMRRMEMIRDFSAKKFIYEVDYLVCLDVDMRFSDDVGVEILSDVFGTLHPSFYGKTRGDFTYERNPKSEAYIPADEGDFYYAGGYFGGTVEEVYKLTNFCHNAMMTDKEKNLEAIWHDESYLNKYFLYHKPTKILSCEYLWDNSFGVPGFLKRRRFVAVPKNHHQIRNKREHPFQSYT
- the LOC134948345 gene encoding histo-blood group ABO system transferase-like isoform X2, translated to MYPGNLQAIPGKKYCSILVCVLILFSFSFTWYYWRDSDWHPVMLLSCKDDSFKNNLTSLTGQLKNDDIGRMVYEKPQTLKPQRTDVLLVTPWLAPIIWNGSYNSDILNAQFHQRDVRVGLTVFAIKKYVIFVKTFIETAEKYFMLGHKVNYYVFTDLPNDITNITLGEGRNLIILEVQAYKKWQEVSMRRMEMIRDFSAKKFIYEVDYLVCLDVDMRFSDDVGVEILSDVFGTLHPSFYGKTRGDFTYERNPKSEAYIPADEGDFYYAGGYFGGTVEEVYKLTNFCHNAMMTDKEKNLEAIWHDESYLNKYFLYHKPTKILSCEYLWDNSFGVPGFLKRRRFVAVPKNHHQIRNKREHPFQSYT